CCCAAGCGGGCCGcccaccagcaacagcaggaccAGCGAGAGCTCCTGACCGACAAGTATGAGCGGAAGCGATACTACCTGGAGCCGGCCAGTCCGCTCAAGTCGCTCAACCTGAAGGCCGCCCCAGCGAACCtccagagccacagccacagtggCCACAATGGCCACCACCATCACCACAACGGAGTGAGTGTCTCGACCCTGTCGAGCAATGGATATGCCAGCATCCACCTGACGCCGCCTGCCGCCCAACGCACCACAGCCAATGGCCTGCACAAGGGCCCAACCGTCGCCAGCTCCTCAGCCTCGGCCACGTCCATCAGCAGGCCGCAGCACCACCATCAcaaccacagcagcagcaacaacaacaacaataacaacaacaataataacaacaacaataacaacaacaacaacaacaatcatgACGCCTTCGGGCTGaacggaggaggaggaggactcACCAGTCTGAACAGCGCAGGATCGACGTCCACGGGCGCCCTCTCGGACACCAGTAGCTGCGCCAGCAACGGTTTTGCCGGGGAATCGGACTTTGTGGCCGACTTTGGGACGGCCAACATATTTGATGCCACCTCGGCCCGATCTGCGGGCTCGCCGGCCGTCTCCTCGGCCTCGTCGGTGAGCTCCACGAATGGATATGCCAAGGTGCAGCCCATCCGAGCGGCCCAcctccaccagcagcagcagcagcaacaacagcaacaacagcagcaacagcagctccTGAATGGTAGCCAGGGAGCGGAGAACTTTGCGGACTTTGATCATGCGCCCATCTTCAATGGCGTGGGTAAGTCCTGGGATCCCCCTAGTGGGAGATGCTTCCTTTTTCTTCCTTTCGTTTTATTTAAGTTTTGAGTTGCGTATCCGTTGGTTGGATATATCTTTCGATCTTTCGCGTACACCACTCTTCGAGGAGCCTGCTCCGATGGGTCCTCCTGCCTGCTGCCTCCTGCCAACCTGCCGCTGCACGGCTTGCACAATGCTTGTACCCATGTAGATCGCTTGCCGCCCCGCCCATACGCTCTCCTCCAGACTATGGATTCTGTGTCTCACAATCTCTCTCTATCCCTTTGCGGGCAGCTCTACGGGTGGCCAAGGCGATGCCGCCGGTGTTCAACGGTTGGGTGAGTGACTGGAGCAGGCGCGACTTTCACGACCCCTTCGACGATAGCAATTGGCTGCCGCCAATGCCAGAGCCTCATCCTGCAGCAGTCGctccaccagcagcaacagcagcagcaaaggcGAAAAGAGTGAGAGACGAGCACGCGCTGAACTGGAGCTTCTGGCAGGAGCAGATGCAGatggagccagagccagagatgGAGTACTCGACGATTCAGCGCACAAGCTCGACCAGCTCCTGGTACTCCTGCGCCGAAGAGCCACCACTGTCGCCATTGAATCCCTTTCTGCCGTACCTGACAGAGTCTTCAGAGTCGCCAGAGCCTCCGCCTCATCCACCCAGCCGAGCCTCCTATTTGTTGTTCAGCTCCCTGTCGGGCAATTTCccagaggaggaggaagacgaGTATCAAGCAGATGaggcagcagcatcatcaaCGGAGCATCAAGATCAAGATCCAACTCAAAATCAAAGTCAAAGTCAAGATTCCGACATACTGAATGCCAATTTCCGTGATTACTTTGCGTGGAGTAAGTTTTCAGTTGCCTTTCAGTTGCATTTCAGTTGCGTTTCGTTCTCCGTTGAGTTGATTTGTTCTTGTATCCCTTGGATCTGTGTTTAGTTTTGATTTTTGTGTGTAGTTGAAGCATCCTGTACGCTGTATCCCCCGTAtcccatttccatttgcatGGATTCAGCGACTAATCCATTTGCTTTGTTATTCTAGGCGCCCCGCTGCAGAATGGCCACACGCCGGCAGGCCACAAGGGCAGTGCACCGGCTGTGGCGCCCAGCGAGGACCGCTATGCGGCCCTTAAGGACCTCGATGAGCAACTGCGCGAACTGAAGGCCAGTGAGTCGTCCGCCTCCGAGGCACCGACGCCCACCAATGGCAACAACAATGGCCACCAGGCGACGGACGCCTTTGGCAGTGGTGAGTGCTCGCTGGCACACTTTAGCAGTCCTTGAAGCAGTCACTAATTGGTTTCTGTTCTCCATCCTGTGCAGCCCTCGTGAACAACAACAATCCGAATCCCTTCaagagccagcagcagcagcagcagctgctaaGCAGTCACGTTGTGAATCCATtccagcagcatcagcagcagcagcagcagaatctCTATGGCCAATTGACGCTCATACCAAATGCATACGGCAGCAGCCCCCAGCAGTCGTCCCATCTCCACCAGCAGCatctgcagcaacagcaacagcagcagcagcagacaagCTTCTTTAACTTCAATAACAACGGATATGCCATGGCCCAGGGTCTGCCCAATGGCTGTGGCTTTGGCAGCATGCAGCCGGCACCAGTTATGGCCAACAATCCATTTGCAGTAAGTGGAAGACTCCACCTCAAACCCAATCCGAATTGACTTTTTATGTTCAATGTTCAATGTTCTCTCCACAGGCGAGCGGCGCCATGAACACCAATAATCCATTCTTATGAGACTCAACCCAGAAGCAAAACTCGCCACTCGCCGCCGACACTTGGCTGAGGCGCTGACAGCCAGCCGATCAAAGCCAGCCAGGGAGCGGAGCCCCCGGACGGAATAAAACGAAACAGAAGGAACAACTGCGCTGCGCTGCGAGTGAACCGAACCGAAATTAGTCCATTTTACGAACAATAGCATTAATCTactacatacgagtatatatacataaaacACACTCGCTGTGTACATAGGTGAAATGTGTACACGACACGGCACTCTGTCTCAGAGCAGGAGTAGACGCATgatgatatatatatattcttttataTGATAACTCTAGAACTTGTACAGGAGCTCCCCTCCAAACATACGGGGGCCCAACATTATACTAATACTAGTGAAGGGGGGATGCAGATGCCCCGGTCTTATGGAGCTCTCTTTCTCTcgtttctctctctatctctctataGTTATGGAGATTTCAATGTCACTGTCACTGTCACTGTCTGTTAGCACTGTCCCTACTGTCCCTCTAGCACTTTCGTTGCGGATAAGAAACTCTGTCAGTGTTATTGATTGTGTGGCCTTAATAAGATTATAAAACTATAAATTATAACGTACTACTACTATACGGATACAGAtaaaagatacagatactacTGACTccagatatatacatatatatatctgtatatatatatatatatatgcttttGTACCTAATGAAATGCTTCTTGTTTTCATTGCTCTGCTCTCTgccagccgcagccgcagccacagccgTACGTGCGCGATATCGGGCGTGCAGATTGCTCAAactaaaaaacaaaataaaagttTAACTTTGTTACACCACCAACAGACGTTAGTACGTGCGTACACACGGTCTGTCTGGCTGTCTGTGTGCTTATAATTGTAAGCCCCAAATGTAATACCCGCCCTGCCCCGAACCCCGAACCCCTACCCTCATCCCTCATCCATGAATCACGTTCACGCTCACTCTTcacatgtccatgtccatgtccagaTAAGAAGCAAGaatttttccatttttagccttacaaacaaaacaacatTATCGAAGCCTTAAAGTTATTTAAACTACGAAAATTTCAATAAAAAGAAATAAGAACGCTATGTCCATAATTATCTTCTTTTTTTAAATTTGGAGTGAAGTGAGAATTACTCGTATAAATGTAGCTATCAAAAGGAGACATTTACAATCACAAGAAAGAATAATGGCTATGTCAGTAGAGGTGCCAAATATTGTTTTGATACCATACAAGCTTCCTTCAGTCAATACAGCTAAATGCAATCCCCTAAATGAACGCTTCATGGCCAAGAGCCGATTGTCCAGCAAGGGTCAGGGTCTGCTCCTCTTCACCCAAGAAAAAGCCACAggaattttaatattttctcTTATATTGAAACATTTATGCTATTTTTTTATCGGGTATGCTGACGGCATTCGTCTGGGTCGACCCATCTTCTCCAGCAGCAATGCACTTAAGTCGGACATCGCGGATTCGAGCCATTCCGGACAGCAGATGCACGGTGGGCCCCCGGTCCGGATCTTGTAGTTTTCCAGCAGGAGTGCTACGAAGACGAGTACGAATAGAGTCAATAGAGAGCTCAGCCCGAACACAATAATGTTCCAGAGACCTCTACCGAACCACCGCCACAGGCATTGCGACAAGGTCTCACGGGTCGAAGTGCAGTATCTGGGACTGTACTGCGTCCCTCGGGAGGTCATTGTGGGAGCTACGTAGATGCAAAACTGACTACTGCTGTTTCTTTGCGGATTTCGGACATTTTGCTCCATGACTTTGAAGTCTCTCACTCGTTGTAGGTATGTGTAATGTAAGTACGTTTGCTCTGACATTAAATTCAACTAAATTTAGGTCATGTTTTTGAGCTAGAATGGAGTGGTTTATGGAGTCAAATGCTTTGCTCCATCTTCTTGAAAGAGGTGAACTCTTATACATTTTTGGTAGTttatcgccgccttataaatctaTGCTGAGCTGAAGATATAACCCATTTGCAGAGATGTTTCAAGAGCGGAATTGCAATCAACAGCGAATAACTTGggtatacctctataattccttgcgtcagacttgctaccttacTTTGGGAGGGGAATAAGAAACTATTTCTCCCAGATCAGGGCGAGCAAGatgaatcaatggatagggtgaatagctTAGACAGAGGGCCACACATAGCCTCGACGCAGTATCTGAGTACACAGCCGGTACGTCCGTCAGGACGCATTAAACACACTGACGAGTAGCTTTTCTGAGAATAGGTTGTGTGAAAAAATTGTGCAAGATCGGCAATGGCCTGATTATTATTTGCCAACGATGCGGACGGGCCTGGGAAAAACATATCCCGCATCGAGATAGCGTCAAGAACGGAGAattttgaccgagctattacatagtgAGAGAAACCAGAAGGAGAACCAACTTCTTGAATTTAAGATTTTTAGACTGAATATTTCTTTGGTGAACCAAGGGGGTTTGCCAGATTGAGGTTGAGGGTTGAGTGTTGTTGTCTTTTGTTGATCGGGGAATGAATGATCCGACGCGAGATTAGATAgttttcattaatttatttgAATGTATTTTTATTCATTTCCGTTTCGGTATAATTTCTAGTTTGTTCTCGTCGTCTTTAGTACTAGTTTGGTTTAGCAATTGTTGAAATTACCATAAATTATTTAAGGTTTATTTTGTATGTACTCGTGTATATATAAATTTATATATTAAAAATTCGCATATGAAAGAAAGTCGAAAGTCACCTAACTCTTCCTCCTCGTCTGGCAGCCGACTCCACCGCCGAATCAACGTTTCTCTAATCACTTTCCTAGAgctaaataaaaacaaaataataatcATAATGATAATAATCATAATCAGAGGGCCATGAAAAAGGCAAACAAAATGTAATTGCAATAATTAAACAAAAGTTAAAGCTGGAATCGCTGCGCTCTTACTCTTAATCGTAACCGTAATCGTAATCGTAAATAAAACTTTAAATAGAGTATGTATATTCTGAAAAGGGTGTCGTCTAGGTGTGTTAGCATTGCATCAACTGTACAGTATGGCATATATGTAGTTATAAGCCTCCCCTCCCTGGTTGCCCCCGCACAAACGATTCGATTATGTTTTTATAATTATTTGCGAACAGCATCTGGAGCCAGAGCTGCCCAGAGATATCAATTGTATTTGTTATGGTTATATCGTAGTCGATAATTAAATGGTTAAATAACAAAAAATGACTGTAGGAGCGATCCTCActctggctgtgtgtgtgtgtgtgtgggtgtggttGGTCTGTGGTCTGTGGTGTGTGGCGTGTGGCATGGTGTTGTGGTTGCCCTGTGCATcacttatgtatgtacatacacaaacaacttcattgCGGACTTTTGGTTATACATAGTGTAATGTAATCGTTATGCACGGATAATAGACATCATCATCATACTGATTTGGGTAGCATACTGACCCGTACATAtatactacatatatataaatactatatatatatgcatgGTTCATATTTCATATTACATTTTCAAGTGTGTTCTGGGTTAAAAGCGTTCATCTCTCATCTCCTGCTCTCTGTCGGTCTCTAGTCTCTTCGTTCTACTGCTCTTGTCCTCTGTGTACATTTTAGTCGGCTACAACTTTCGTCTTAGAATATAGTAATATGTgcacatgtatgtatatggtATGTTTTATATACTTATGTAAGTGTAATGCTGCATGTTGACATCTAGAATTGTTCTTTGAATCCCCCTCGCCTCCTCCCTCCTCCATCCTCTCACATCCTCTCATCCCTCACTTGCCACCTCCAACGAAAGGCGGCTCACAAAAGGTAATGTCTGTAATGTGATGTGTGTGTTGTTCCTCTTTCACTTTCTGGTTAACATAGCCAATGCGATAATTAAGcgttaatttaatttaatttaattatataaaaGTACAAAAAGGTCCTTTGTCCGTGGTTATATAAGAtctatatacacacacactcgtacaCAGATCCACACAGAtcccatccgatccgattTGAACTCAACTGAAGTTCTGCTCTGAACCCTCGGAATCGGTTTTGGCATTTAATTGAATCTGAATCTTAATCCGAATCTAAGACTGAATCTGAAACTGAATCTGAATCTTGGAAACTACATTGAACTACACGTCGAGCTGAGCTGCCTATAAGTTAGCCTTGGTATATCTTTGTGTTGTATATGCTTAATACGGGTAATAATGATCCCCCCCTTTGATGATATTCATCCTTGTGGCAATTTACGTTCCATTGGCCTTGGGCAGCGACCGCACCAGATACAGCTTCTCGCCCTGCTTGTTCGTGTAGATGGGCGCTCTTTGGTAGTGGTCGACCAGCTGGTCCAGTGAGTGGAACTTCCGCTGGCCAATGCAGTACATGTTCTGCTCCACGTGGACGCGGAAGTGCTTGTTCCTGCCGGGGGCCTTCAGCGAAACCGAGTAGTCGCCCATCTGCAAGAGAACGAGAGATACAATAGAAGAACGTTGCCTGCCTGCACTCAAAACCTTTCAAGACTTCTTCTCTTTCCACTCACGTTAGTCTCACTGTCTCTGATGAGGAAGTCGCCGTCATGGCCGTGGCCATTGAGCACCGTATCGCACTGGCTTCGAGTGATGGCTCCGTAGTACCAGGTCTTGCCCGCCAAATTTGGTCGCTCCATGGGCTGAGTAGAAGACTGCGACGAGGGTTTGTTGTTGCCCTCGTTCCGGCGTTCCATGGAGTCTccgccgccaccaccaccaccgccgccgctgccgccgcctccgCCACCGGCCCCGTTGTTGCTGCCagtgccattgccattgccggCGGCGCTAGTATTGCGATAGGGCGTGGCCAGGTAGTCATTCAACTCTTGGAGATAATTGCGTGGAACTAAACCGACTTGGCCCTGGTTGTTGCGAGCCTTGTACCAGTCCGGATCGGAGGCGGGCCGATCCACGATCTCCAGCCGGTCACCCTTCTCAAACGACAGCTCCTGGTCATTGTTCGACGTGAAGCTGTAGAGGGCCACCTGCAAGAGAAGAGAACGTGCGTCCATTAGATGCCACCACATTAGAATCTATCGTTAATAAGCGTACCACAATATCGAGCACGTTCTCGGCCATGGCATAGGTGTGGATCTCGCCATCGTTATCACAATCCTCGGTTGTGTAGTTGCTGGGGAACCAGCCGACGGAATTGCCGCTCTGGCCGCGCCACCATCCGTCGTTGGACTTCTCTAGGATGAGGATGCGCGTGCCCTTGGTCAGCGAGAGCTCGTCCGGCTGCTGGGCCTGGTAGTTGTACTTGACGATGGCCGTGCCAATGGCCTCGGCCGGATCGGGGGGCAAGCGTCGCGACATTGTTGGACTCTCGATCTGCCGGGACGGCGAACAGTTGGGCAGCGTCTTCGAGCCGGAGCCCTTTTTCACCTTCTTCTTGATGCTGCAAAGACACATATCAAATCAGATCAGATCGAGGCTATCCACTAGGGGGGGGGTTCTTTATGTACACATAGGGGCGGGGTTGGTTGGGGTTAGACTATTAGCCCTAGTTTCAATCATTTTGGGTGTTAGTTCAGGTCCAGGCAGTAGGGTTCAGGGGTCCAGGGGCTCGACATTTGAGTGGCAAAAGTGACAACGAAAGCAAAAGGAATTTGtttacaaaatacaaaatacagaAATACAAAAGCCGAAAGCAGTTGGAAACATAAAGTACAATAATCAAAGCAAAACCAAGGAGTTGGAAAGAGATACttctacagatacagatacagataaagATACGGATATATTTGTGGATATAAAAGAGATCTTAATACTGCTGAAATCAGAGCAAGAAGAAGGCTTAAGTTTAGTTGTGGACTCGGGGCTTGTGGCTTTCTGTGGTACGCACCTGTCGAAGAGCGAGGGCTTCTCCTTCTTCACATAGTTGCTGGGCACGTAGCCGGATTGGTTGCGGCTATTCTGGACACGCCACCAGTGCTTCGAGTCGTCCAGAAGAAGATAGCGCTCGTTCTTGCGCAGGTCCAGCTCCTGGGCACCCTGCGCCGCATAATCGTACTTGGCTACCACGTAGCAGACGTCTTCCTGAGATTTGCCTGTGAATCAGCGAAGAAGGAAACAGTTTATAGAGTGTCCCGATGGATGTATCAGCCTCAAGCTTACCGTGCTTCATGTTGCCCGCCATTGATTGGGGTCCAGCGTTGCCAGCGGCGCTGCAACTAGAGGAGttaccgctgctgctgccgccgccgttGCTGTAATCGATCGCTGGCTGGCCGAAGGTCACACTTTTGTGCTGGGCACTGCAGCTGGAGGCGGTCGACAGGGTGCGATGGTGCagctgtagctgctgctgctgctgttgctgttgctgctgctgggagaGCGACGAGTGGCGCTGATGGTGCGCCGGCGATCCAGGTGCCTGCGTCTGCGGACGGTACTGGTAGATCTGGTTTTGATTCTGGTTGAGATTCAGATTCTGAtgctgcggcggcggcggcggatactgctgctgctgctgctgctgatgagcaCTGCTGCTGTTCGAGGTGTCGGGGATGTTACGCGCGAACCGCTGTGGGTGTTCCAACATTCCAGACTAGCTCCTCCCTCCACAagggcctcctcctccttcgcTCCTGCGGGCGCTTGCCTAGCTCCCTAGCTGCCTAGCTAGCGGTGGCCGgctccagctgctgcttgTGCGCGTAGTATGGATGCAAGATACGGGATGCGGGATGCGGAAGATGCAAACGAGAGTCGGGCTCAGTATTCATTCAGTGTTCTTTTcgtgtgctgctgctgtgctgctggtttgtgtgtttttttggtttttctgTTAGTCTCTTGCCGCATTCTATGCTTGCTGCAAGTTGCTGCCTCTGGGCGGCCTTCCAGCCAATGCATTTCTGCTAAACCTCAGCATCTGGACATGGTCATGGGCGTGAGATGCATATGCGTGGgcgtggcagtggcagcaagtCAAAAAACAGAAATGCAGCGCAAACGATAAGATGGAATGCAAAACGCGCAACAAGAGAACGCAACGCAATGCAACGCAAAAccaagaaaaagaaaagaaaggaaaatgaAATTCGAAATTAAATCTCTGCATAAAGAAGCTTGAAAATGATTATCGTTTCAAATACGTAAGGCACTTAATTATACACGTTTAAAAAACATAACTCAAAAAATTAGCATCCGCACAAAATGTTTgcttgtttgttgttgttgctgtatTCGTGTTATTCGGGTCAGCgggcgagcgagcgagcgagcgagagacAGCAATGATATGGAGATGGATGATGGATAGATGGATGGCTGGCTGTCTGGCTGTCTGGATAGATGGATGGAgcagggactgggactgggactgggactgggacagAGGCCAGTACCAGTTGTGTTGCAATTAAAAACAATCTCAACGGTGAGGCAAGTGAAAGCTGCCTGGCAGCCTCTGGCTCTCCAATTGAATTCAATTGCTGTGTTGACTCTTCAATTTGAATGAATCGAATGAGAGTTGGCGAGTGCTGGCCTGAGTATTGGGTGTATTGGGTATTGATttggcagccacagccacagtaTGGCTAAGGAGGCTACAGAACCATGGAAACCATAACAGACATTCCCTCACACATCTGAGCGGGGCAACGCGGGTGCCAATCGACCAATCGACTGCGACCGCAATGAGTCACGAACGGGATTCAAAGTGGAATTGGACATTGCTTGCCGAGATTTATCAGCAGACAGACCACAACGCCCGcaagagcagcagctggagccGCATGACATAAGAGGCGGCTCAAAGAGGCTGGCTGCCTCTCGAAAGGTGGCAGAGTTCGTTGGCCAGAGTTCGGTGGCAGAGAGCAAAATCAAAGTCAATGTCATAGCCCAGGGGAGGCCCCTCTCttcaataattaaaaatcaataAGTGGGCAGAATGATGATGGAAGCCACCAGACACCAACAGACAAGAGGCCTTGGCTTTGGTTTTCACTTTTTGCCCCAGCGGCGCACCTTGCGATAATTGTCCGAATGGCAGAATCTAAGATCTCCTACCAGGAACTGGGTATCTGGCACATCAAAATGTTGTCATCATTAGATAAGAGCTTGGCTAACTGGTTTGTTTGTACGTCTTCTCATCGATTACTCAAGGGTTTAGTGTGCCCGTACCTGTGCCTCTGCCGGATATTAAATGGAGATAAAGACACGGAATAAGTGCAATATTTGTGAGTCATTCTTTCGTTGGCAATAAGAGGGGAGAAAGTGGGCTCCGCCAGCGGCTGAAACCGAATCCAAAACAGAAGAGCGAAAGAATCCGAAAAAGATTATGTATGTTTGTGCAAATGCTTCCCACCTGATAAGGCGGATAGGGGGAggaccaacaccaccaccaccacgaaaaacttgaaacgtTCGGCTGGCCCCCTGCCAATGAACTGCACGGCGATGCAGCAATGGATTTGGATTTTCTTTGGCTTTTGTTTTGCACTTTTGTTGCCTTGAGGAGCCACACAGCCAAGACATTGACATAGCCACATTCCCATCTACGGGcacatccatccatccatatCCATAACCATGTCCATTGGCTTGACAACATTTTATTTCGTCAGAGAagaaagacagacagaaagaaagaaagagttGCACGTGCCTGGAGCGGGGTAGGGGGAGGGGGAAAGACAAGCCCACGAGTTTATGAGGCGGAAAGTTTTCTTCTGCTTGGatgggatggggatggggctggagatggggatggggatggggtgGGATTGGATGGGCCAGAGAGACGGTAGGCAGTACGGAAGCactcggttcggttcggttccaTTCGAGGAAGCAGCGAACAGAGAGCACCCAAGGGGAGACGACACACAtgcatatgcatacatatgtatgggcCCTAAAAACAATCACAAAACAAATTGGAAGCACAAAACGGAGGAGAATTATACTCTGTAATAAGTCGCGAACCGACTCCGGGATCGATTTGAATGGGGGgcacagaacagaacggagCAGAACAGAAAGTGGGGCAACCTAAATGTGGCATAAGGGGGACTGGTTTCAGAGTCTGAgtgcaggaggaggaggaggaggagcagtgTTATCTGGTGTCGCGCGAGGCAaagggcagcagcagccagccacAGAAACCGATGTCAGAGGAAGCCCATCCGCAATGTTTATATAAGATCATTCATTATGTGGGCATTCGAGAGTTGATTAAGCATTTGTTTGTACGGAGGATTGGGGATCGGGACTCGATTTTGGGAGTATTGGCTGTTGCCGAGTGGACATGGCTGTGGCTATGGACTGTGCCTGTGTCTGTGGCTGTAGGGATGGATGCACGGAATATCTGAGAGCATGAGAGCCGGAGAGCTGCTGCGCATTCTGTGAGCGGTGGTTGGTTTGGTAGTTGCCAAGGATGGACGGGGCGTGATATGGCGATGAACGGtgttgtggtggtggtggtgctgtggggaggggaggggaggggaggggaaaGTGGCACAGTTAGCTGTGTGCCGGCGGGCGCTGCAGCATTGCAGAACGGGGCACGAGACCATGGGCTACCCAAAAAAAAGTGTCATTAGGAAAACGCACTTTTGAGGACCAATTTCTAAGGGTTGCTTGCCTGAATGCCTGCCTGCCAGGGTACCCATACCCACCCACCGAGGGAGAGCAGCGGCAAATGCGTACGCACCACCAGGTGCTGACGGAGGAGAGAGCAAGCAAACACAACACACaggcaaagagagagagagagagagcggatTGAATGGATTTCAGTCAGCAGGCGAGTGAGggcgcgagagagagagcgatgcaaagacagacagagagatagAGACGAG
The sequence above is a segment of the Drosophila miranda strain MSH22 chromosome 4, D.miranda_PacBio2.1, whole genome shotgun sequence genome. Coding sequences within it:
- the LOC108162098 gene encoding myb-like protein AA isoform X1, with product MATFTQEEIDFLRAHGNELCGKTWLGLWDPKRAAHQQQQDQRELLTDKYERKRYYLEPASPLKSLNLKAAPANLQSHSHSGHNGHHHHHNGVSVSTLSSNGYASIHLTPPAAQRTTANGLHKGPTVASSSASATSISRPQHHHHNHSSSNNNNNNNNNNNNNNNNNNNNNHDAFGLNGGGGGLTSLNSAGSTSTGALSDTSSCASNGFAGESDFVADFGTANIFDATSARSAGSPAVSSASSVSSTNGYAKVQPIRAAHLHQQQQQQQQQQQQQQQLLNGSQGAENFADFDHAPIFNGVALRVAKAMPPVFNGWVSDWSRRDFHDPFDDSNWLPPMPEPHPAAVAPPAATAAAKAKRVRDEHALNWSFWQEQMQMEPEPEMEYSTIQRTSSTSSWYSCAEEPPLSPLNPFLPYLTESSESPEPPPHPPSRASYLLFSSLSGNFPEEEEDEYQADEAAASSTEHQDQDPTQNQSQSQDSDILNANFRDYFAWSAPLQNGHTPAGHKGSAPAVAPSEDRYAALKDLDEQLRELKASESSASEAPTPTNGNNNGHQATDAFGSALVNNNNPNPFKSQQQQQQLLSSHVVNPFQQHQQQQQQNLYGQLTLIPNAYGSSPQQSSHLHQQHLQQQQQQQQQTSFFNFNNNGYAMAQGLPNGCGFGSMQPAPVMANNPFAASGAMNTNNPFL
- the LOC108162098 gene encoding alpha-protein kinase 1 isoform X2 → MAVVRKKQDDKYLLALRELVTSGAGNRQCFDCGQKGPTYVNMTIGSFVCTRCSGVLRGLTPPHRVKSISMATFTQEEIDFLRAHGNELCGKTWLGLWDPKRAAHQQQQDQRELLTDKYERKRYYLEPASPLKSLNLKAAPANLQSHSHSGHNGHHHHHNGVSVSTLSSNGYASIHLTPPAAQRTTANGLHKGPTVASSSASATSISRPQHHHHNHSSSNNNNNNNNNNNNNNNNNNNNNHDAFGLNGGGGGLTSLNSAGSTSTGALSDTSSCASNGFAGESDFVADFGTANIFDATSARSAGSPAVSSASSVSSTNGYAKVQPIRAAHLHQQQQQQQQQQQQQQQLLNGSQGAENFADFDHAPIFNGVALRVAKAMPPVFNGWVSDWSRRDFHDPFDDSNWLPPMPEPHPAAVAPPAATAAAKAKRVRDEHALNWSFWQEQMQMEPEPEMEYSTIQRTSSTSSWYSCAEEPPLSPLNPFLPYLTESSESPEPPPHPPSRASYLLFSSLSGNFPEEEEDEYQADEAAASSTEHQDQDPTQNQSQSQDSDILNANFRDYFAWSAPLQNGHTPAGHKGSAPAVAPSEDRYAALKDLDEQLRELKASESSASEAPTPTNGNNNGHQATDAFGSALVNNNNPNPFKSQQQQQQLLSSHVVNPFQQHQQQQQQNLYGQLTLIPNAYGSSPQQSSHLHQQHLQQQQQQQQQTSFFNFNNNGYAMAQGLPNGCGFGSMQPAPVMANNPFAASGAMNTNNPFL
- the LOC108162101 gene encoding cytoplasmic protein NCK1 isoform X2, whose translation is MSRRLPPDPAEAIGTAIVKYNYQAQQPDELSLTKGTRILILEKSNDGWWRGQSGNSVGWFPSNYTTEDCDNDGEIHTYAMAENVLDIVVALYSFTSNNDQELSFEKGDRLEIVDRPASDPDWYKARNNQGQVGLVPRNYLQELNDYLATPYRNTSAAGNGNGTGSNNGAGGGGGGSGGGGGGGGGDSMERRNEGNNKPSSQSSTQPMERPNLAGKTWYYGAITRSQCDTVLNGHGHDGDFLIRDSETNMGDYSVSLKAPGRNKHFRVHVEQNMYCIGQRKFHSLDQLVDHYQRAPIYTNKQGEKLYLVRSLPKANGT
- the LOC108162098 gene encoding arf-GAP domain and FG repeat-containing protein 1 isoform X3: MAVVRKKQDDKYLLALRELVTSGAGNRQCFDCGQKGPTYVNMTIGSFVCTRCSGVLRGLTPPHRVKSISMATFTQEEIDFLRAHGNELCGKTWLGLWDPKRAAHQQQQDQRELLTDKYERKRYYLEPASPLKSLNLKAAPANLQSHSHSGHNGHHHHHNGVSVSTLSSNGYASIHLTPPAAQRTTANGLHKGPTVASSSASATSISRPQHHHHNHSSSNNNNNNNNNNNNNNNNNNNNNHDAFGLNGGGGGLTSLNSAGSTSTGALSDTSSCASNGFAGESDFVADFGTANIFDATSARSAGSPAVSSASSVSSTNGYAKVQPIRAAHLHQQQQQQQQQQQQQQQLLNGSQGAENFADFDHAPIFNGVGAPLQNGHTPAGHKGSAPAVAPSEDRYAALKDLDEQLRELKASESSASEAPTPTNGNNNGHQATDAFGSALVNNNNPNPFKSQQQQQQLLSSHVVNPFQQHQQQQQQNLYGQLTLIPNAYGSSPQQSSHLHQQHLQQQQQQQQQTSFFNFNNNGYAMAQGLPNGCGFGSMQPAPVMANNPFAASGAMNTNNPFL
- the LOC108162101 gene encoding cytoplasmic protein NCK1 isoform X1, producing MLEHPQRFARNIPDTSNSSSAHQQQQQQQYPPPPPQHQNLNLNQNQNQIYQYRPQTQAPGSPAHHQRHSSLSQQQQQQQQQQQLQLHHRTLSTASSCSAQHKSVTFGQPAIDYSNGGGSSSGNSSSCSAAGNAGPQSMAGNMKHGKSQEDVCYVVAKYDYAAQGAQELDLRKNERYLLLDDSKHWWRVQNSRNQSGYVPSNYVKKEKPSLFDSIKKKVKKGSGSKTLPNCSPSRQIESPTMSRRLPPDPAEAIGTAIVKYNYQAQQPDELSLTKGTRILILEKSNDGWWRGQSGNSVGWFPSNYTTEDCDNDGEIHTYAMAENVLDIVVALYSFTSNNDQELSFEKGDRLEIVDRPASDPDWYKARNNQGQVGLVPRNYLQELNDYLATPYRNTSAAGNGNGTGSNNGAGGGGGGSGGGGGGGGGDSMERRNEGNNKPSSQSSTQPMERPNLAGKTWYYGAITRSQCDTVLNGHGHDGDFLIRDSETNMGDYSVSLKAPGRNKHFRVHVEQNMYCIGQRKFHSLDQLVDHYQRAPIYTNKQGEKLYLVRSLPKANGT